ACCTCACATTTGATCCttacaaaaacagaaattcaTAATCAATGCGTGCGTCCAACCCTCAAAAATCTCATGCGTATGTGTcgcaaaaatgaaaatcaaagtcACACAATCTTCATTGGCACGTGCACCCGGGCGCACGTCACGTGAGATCCTGGTATACTTATAAACAACTGCATATTAACGAAACATTGGTGATCACAAGGGAGGCAATTATCTGTAAATGAAACCCTAGCAAAACCCTAACCATGCCATTGACAACCACCATGAGCGAAGAAGCCATGAAGGTGGACCAACCTCAGCCACCGCGGACCGAAGCCCTCCAAACCCTAACCAAAGGTCCTCTCTCCTCGTCGATATCCAAGCTCTCAGGCTCATCGCGAGGCATACCTTCCAACCAAGACTTCTATTTCTACCGCAACTTCGACGAATTCAAGGTCCCGATCGAACACATCACAGAACAGTCGCAGTTAATGCTCGGCTCCGTTGGCTCTTCGGCGCCTATTTGGGGCAAAAAGATGGCTTTCCCTCAAGACTTGGACGACGCGTACGATTGGCTGGTTAACGTCAACGACGAGGTGCTCGAAAGGTTTGACTCGTCGGTGGACGAGTTCAAGAGGATCAGGAAAGAGGCAGAGGAGCCCAAGCGGCCGATGATTGCGGATTTTGACTCGGAAAATGGGTTTCAATTGGTCtgtgggaagaagaagaaggggcCCAGTGGCTCGGCGAGTGCTAATGGTGATTCGACTCAGGTCTCGAGCGTGAAGGTGGCTACCAAGGACAAGAAGACTGTGGGGACGAAGCCCAAGGTACCGTTTCATATACCGACAATTCGGAGGCCTCAGGAGGAGTTCAACATTTTGGTTAATAATTCAAACCAGCCGTTTGAGCATGTTTGGTTGCAGAGAAGTGAGGACGATCAGCGTTTTCTTCATCCCCTTGTAAGTCATTAATTGATGTTTTTAGTCTGTTCGAACATTATGGTGTTTTCTGTGCTCATGGAGCCAGTGGTGTAGGAATTCTTTATGATTCTTTACTGCAATTAAATTCTTAGAATTGGAAAAGAAACATGATTTGTGTTGGTAGATGTGCCATTACTCAATATGGTTTTGAAAATGGTTACATTTTTTAGAATACATGTCAAATCATTTTGGGGCTATGCTGTCAAAAGATGGGTCTTTAGAGAAAGATGTATTTTTGACAATGTGGGAAGCTATATACTAATGGGGTGCCCTGCACCAAGTTTATCATGTTATGTTCCCTTCCCTTAATGTTTAAACTCATGAGGGAGGATGGATGGAGTGTTGGGAACTTTATGCAGGCTTTACCAATATAAATTTGAGTTACAAATATTTCCGACATTTCTCTATCCTAAGGGGTTTTCCAAAGGCATGGCTGGTCTAAAAACGATAACTGAGtgaaaaatttggaatttacCACTTTCCATCTATAAAATatcctttatttattatttacatgGCACTGCTTGAGGCAAGACCTCTGGGCCTGccatttatttcattttctagAGTGTGTTCTCCATCTTCTTCAGTCTTACACACCATTACAAGCATCTTTTAAATCAAGACAAAAATCTTTTATGTGTCCGTAGAGGAGTGTATAAACACATTTATTCAACCAAATAGTATTCCTTCTATAATTACTCAAGACCACCAGTTGTAGACCCATGACTTAGCTAAGAAAGCTCATGTACCCTTTTTTGTTACAAACACAAATGTACATTAGCTAACAGATGGCGAAACAAATCTGGCCTGAATAAAAAACACCTGGAAAGCCAATAGCTGTCTGTATGGAAAGGAGTATACAATGATAATTTTTGAAGCTCTTAGTTTGTTATTTAGTTAGGTTTGTTATTGCAAAATGGCAAAAGAAGCATTGAGTTGCACACTTGATGCTAGTTTGTCCGTTCtttttgttaacttttatTCTAGTTTTACTACATGGATATCTTCTTCTGACCATGGATTTGTTGAGCATTATTAAATTTATCTGTTCTTATTGACATAGTTGTATGGAATAGTGTGTTTCAAGGTTTTTGTGATTTGACGTATTAATCTGAACTACTTTTTTGGTTGCATGAAGTGatagattttatattttatttatgctCATTGGATAATGAAACTTTATCTTTACCTTGCATAATTAGGTATGCTtgctaaaattaaaatacctgtttttcccttttatcttctaatttttgttttcttgaacGAATAAAGGATAAGCTTTCTGTTCTGGATTTTGTTGACACTGACGTTGGGGATGTTGAGCCTGTAAAACCACCCTCATTAGAGTCTATGCCATTCAAGCTTGTGGAGGAGGTCAAAGATCTGAAAGAGCTGGCAGCTAAGCTGCGTGGTGTTAATGAATTTGCGGTAAAATTGGACAGCAaggatttaatttttgttgtcaGTCGATCTGAATTTCATGGTCATTTACACTATATTAGTTTTGTCATCATTGCTGGATTGTATATCAAAGTCATTAATGTTTGGGGAAGTTTGTTGCACTTGCAGTTACCGTGATAATCATGAGTTTTTTTAAGGTTAGGAAGTATGATTATATTCATAGGCACTAGCATACAAATTATACTTGCAACAGCAATACTATCTCAAAATCTGGGGGTGTGATGTGACAAAGTTGAAAAATGAAGGTCCATTTTGAGAATCACCCCAAACCTCGATGGTACAAAATGTAGTTAGCCCTTTTTTGTGTCCACATGCAATTTGGAAAGTTGTAAAGACCAAAGATCTGAATGTAATAActatttgtttctttccattcaacttatatttatttatttattttatatgtattgTTAGGGACTTTTTTTCCCATAAAAGTTTGCTCTTTAATAACATAAGATATATGTGCACATACATATTCTTTGGCTGTTCTTTAAGTTTTGCATGAAGTTACTTTCGTTTAGCCTTTTCCCTTCGATCTCTGTAATATTGCTTCTAAGGTGTGTGACAAAACTGAGTTTTCACAATGTATTCACTGGTACCTGCCATGAAATTGCTTAAGTTGGCATCTCAATATTGTGGTTACTTCATTTACCTTAGACATTTCAATGTGGCATTCATTTCCATGCATTTTAAACCTCTATCCTTTGCTGTTTAGGTTGATTTGGAACACAATCAATATCGATCCTTTCAAGGAATGACTTGCTTGATGCAAATTTCTACTAGAACTGAAGATTTTATAGTAGATACTTTGAAGCTTAGAATTCATGTTGGTCCATATCTTAGGGAAGTTTTCAAGGACCCTGCCAAGAGAAAGGTTTGTATCATGCTCATATGCATTTCTCAGTTTGTAACGTATcagctaatttttttttttttctgataaaaattataattcattaGGTGATGCATGGAGCAGATCGAGATATCATGTGGCTCCAACGTGATTTTGGCATTTATATCTGCAATTTGTTTGATACTGGCCAGGTGATTTACTTTGAAACCACTGAACAAATGGATTCACTTATCATGTAAAGGAATACTTATTTCTGTTTCcttaatttggaaaaagtatCATAGCTGTACTATTTGTTTCTATAATTTTAGCCCCTTTACTCAAAATGTATTTCAATCTTCATAATGTGCTGCTAACCAAGGACAATGGGGTCGTCTTAATCTTCAGGCCTCAAGGGTATTGAAAATGGAGAGAAATAGTTTGGAATATCTTTTACATCAGTTATGTGGTGTTACTGCTAACAAAGAGTAagtgttttatttttactttaatttcttCAATCTTCTAAGTGTTCTAAATActtgttattatttatattttcaaaaaatttgctTGTTGCTGCTTTGACTGTCACCTATTTGTCCAGCTCATATTTTTCAAGCTTGACTGGTGAACTCTTTGCAGATACCAGAATGCAGATTGGAGATTACGCCCTCTTCCTGAGGAGATGGTCAGGTAAAAATGTGGATTATGGCATATGTTTACTGGGTAATATAGCTAGTATTAGTTAGTCGATTATATATTACAAGTCCGTAAATCATTGTTCTCTCAATTTTGTTCAATGCAACTTTAACTTTCTGCCTTTATATATGAGAGTgatttgaaactgaaaaatccaaaatctaGTTAGTTGGTTTCTTCCTAATATCATTTTAATATACTTTGCTTCTTGTTTGATGTTAAAATGTTTGTCCCAGTTACGACTGATTGATTGTTAAGGATAATATGGCTTGTGGATAGCAGTTAGTTTTATGATTAAGATTGCCtccaaattgaaaaaattggatTGGACAACTTATTACATGAAGTCTGCATGGACGTTCCGAccaataaaaaccctaatgaacctaaaaaaagaatacagGCCCAGCAGAAATGACTTGTTTTTTTAGACCCCGTTATAAGATCTATCCATATACGTTAAGGTCCTCAACTCATACTATAACAAGATCCCTctttagaaattttaaatttcttttattcttatgtatttatttttctctttttggtggTTCATATTCTAGTTATTTAAGATGTTGCATTCTTGTGACCATTCTTTTTAGATTACTTTGAGGTGATGAAGTTTAAGCTCCCCAATTGCCTAAAGCAGTTTTGTTATCTTGACAGATATGCCAGAGAAGATACACACTATCTGTTGCACATGTATGATTTAATGAGAACAATGTTATGTTTGATGCCAAAGGAATCAGAAAACTTGGACACTCCTTTAGTAGAGGTATAGTACATATGAGGATCCCATGCTTCTCTCTACTCTCCTGGaattatatgtttttaatCTTTTGTGTTATGCACATTCTTAATGCTTTTATGTATTGTAAACTTTTGTAGCTAACTGCTAGTTTTGATTTATGGCTTATGGATGAGTATActtttaatttccattagAGTGCTCATTGTTCCTGCAAGACTGTGACTTGTTCCCAAGTCATTGTTTTGCTTTTATATGAGTGCAATTTCATTATGTAATTTGCATACTTTTGGTGGTTAATGCAATGTTCCTTGTTGTTTCATTTCTAGCATTGAAGTTGACCATATGGGATGTTgaaattctatttttattcctttttctgaATGCTTGTTGGATCTGGtcaaatttgatttaattagtcTTTGCGTAGAAGTTTATGAGCTCTGTGAAAATGCTCATGAAATGCATCAGGGATGTCTCACCAAAGATTAACAAGTAATCAAGAAAGCCTCCCTGTTAATTAATTGTTCATTCCAATCTATTTGTTGAGGAGGTGATTTATGGCATCATGTAATTTTTGGTAATTTGTGGTTGTGTGAAGGTTGAAATATTCTGCTAGATGTTGTCTTTGGTTGTTGTAGCACTCTGTTATCTTTCATTGTAGTTACGAACGATCTAAAGTCTAAGGGAAAGATAGCAGAGGGTTATTTTTGAAGCGTCTTTTGGGTCCATCTAGTGGAGCTATTAAAATTTTTGTATTGTTTTAATCAAGTGTTATTAGTTTGGAATAATTTTTCTGCAGGTgtggttatttttttttctctgtagCTGATTTGGTCTTAGGCCTCAGCCAATTGGCTTCTTGTTCTGATGATGGAATGgcatatttgtttctttttaaaaggaaatttgTTTGATCTTTTAAGATTAAAAAATGGGGTTCTTAGTGCTTTTTCTAGTCCCTTGTGCGAAAAAAAGTATGTTAAAATTGAGTTGTTTATAACATATGCAGATGGATGATTGTTCGAGTTggtgtttttattatttgtgtAGGTAACCCTTCTCGTATGATTTGAGCTGAGTATTCTTTCATATGAAGTAAATATGTCTTCATGGTAAATTAGTTGATACAGCTTAGAAAATGGTTCTTTAAATTACATTCTCTTGTATATATTTACGTTGTTTtccatttattaattttattgaagaccctttaaaaaaaaatttcctgaCAGGTTTACAAGCGGAGTTCTGATATATGCATGCATCTGTATGAGAAAGAGCTTTTGACAGAAAATTCCTATCTCCATATATATGGGTATGTTTCTCTATTTCAGGTTAAAAGGCTAGCATACTGTGtaccttatttattttctttgtttctctcttcttttcttctctctttgttttgttttgtttttttttttttggggttttgtcTTGGATGGTAGATCACCTGTGAATTCCCTCCTctcctttcattttcttctggGATGGTAGATCACCTCTGAATTCCAGAGAGTTTACATCTTTTCCAGTTGCCATTGCCCAAACCCACCACCACCCTATCCCCTGGATCCCATTATCAAACGTTCAAAACTGGGGTAAACCAATAAAGCCCAAGTCGCTGTCTCTTCCTCATCCCcattacaattttttaatCCAAACAGATCAAAAATACCTAAACTAGAAACAGAAATCTTGTTGCTTAACATCCAACATCAAGTTGTGTGGTACCACCTTCAAAAATTAAACCTTTACCAATCCAGTTAACAAAACCATCTGTAAAACGCCAAAACAATGTAATATGTTATGTGCGTCCTCTTCAGGTCCACAACTCGGACCTAAACTCCCATAcagtgaaaaaaatttcaatcaaattaattGATTACCATTAAGTGGTTGAGGTTTTTGCGAGAAAATTGAACCTTTAGACCAGATTGAAACTAAAAACCTACTAGAGATTAATATGTGTGAGTAGATGATTACTGGTTCTGTCAGGGAGGGAGGTTTGCTGTTCTAACTCCAGCAGGAGTGCCCTATGGGTCTTGAGCCTTCAAGTAAAATTGGTGACATGACCTTTATCCAACTACGTGTGGTAATTGGGGGAGtataatatatgaaaatgaCAGGAGTCCGGTTCTTTTATATTAGggagcttatttgagggacacctttATGGGGCCCACTTCGGGTTGTActtcaatgatccaaaccgTCTAGTTTTTAGGTCTTCTCTCAAAGATCATCGCTGCTAAACTTACTCAGACTCAATACCATTTAACCACTCAATTACTTGGTtgtaattttaatgttttcttgaaacaccgaattcttctattttttggTCACAACTAAGATGTTTTCTTGGTTTCCagtttgtctaattttttttttcaaggatgATCTTTAAATGAAGATTTGATTTTGGATCCTTGAAGTATAAACCTGTAGGGGACCTCACAGGGTTATTTAATGCCCTTGGTTAACCAAAATGTTCGACAgaagaattttatttgaaaggctaaaataataaaaaaggaaaaaaaaaatgtcacatGGGGGAGGGTGCCAACTGGCTAggataaattataatatattataatgaCAGATAtattcttttctgttttgatcCAGGTTGCAAGGTGCTGGTTTCAATGCTCAGCAGCTTGCAATTGTTTCCGTAAGTTGccttcttattttcttctttgtatcATCCAAATTTTAACATTGGTTGATTCACTTAAACTGTAAAACACTGAAGATATCCCCTCTGCTATTCCAATACGATTTTCATTGTGTAGTACCCTGATCCATTTATCGTTAATGATTTTTCATGTAGGAAGACTAgtttaaatgttaaaatgaTTGCATGAAGGAAATTGTTAAATGCTTTGTCACAGTCATAAGCATATAATCTGTTGTTTCCTTATTGAGTAATGTCTTCTATATTTTACAAGAGGCACTTATATTCTTTAGTAATGTGTAAATGTGTAATATTAATGGTTATATGCTACTTATTCTAGATGTActttaaaaatgatttttcagGGTCTTTGTGAGTGGCGGGATGTTGTTGCTCGTGCAGAGGATGAAAGTACTGGCTATATATTACCAAACAAAACTCTTCTTGAAATTGGTAATGGGAAACTTGTACAAGTTACATCTCAatatttctctattttttcaaCATGTTTAAACAGTAGACATtcaacttatttatttattggtaaTAGCTAAACAGATGCCTGTCACCACTAGCAAGTTAAAGCGATTGGTGAAATCAAAGCACCCGTACGTTGAGCGCAATCTTGCTTCTGTGGTTAGCATCATTGGGCATTCTATGCAAAATGCTGCTTTTTTTGAGCCTGCGGTCGAACATCTGAAATTGGGACATGCGGGTATGGTAAGGCCTTATGTTTAGTAGTCTGATGATCACGGTGACTGGGCATTGTTGTTTGCTTTTCTCTATTAGGCTTGCATTCATTGGTGACCTGTATATTTTTGGATCATAGGACAAGCCATCCCTCCTATGGGGTGAGATGGCTAAAAAATTATGACTATTGCAGATATTGGATTGCATTGACTATGTTATCATGATGACTACGTTTTTTAGGAAAGATTGGTGGGGGAGGAAGAAAAGTTTGTAAGGAATTCAGCTGCAAAGTTAATAACTGAAGCACTTTAAAGTCATTAAATATACTTTACCAATTGATTAGCTATAAATTATGCTTTGTTAAATATTTCATGCCAAATTCCTTGTGCTGAACTGTTGAATCTGATTAGAACTGTGGAATTAAACTCTGCAttttgataaattttattaggaaaaaaaaaaacatttgtatTCCATTGTCAGTTATAATGTGCATTGGTTTTTTCCAATTTACCTTTGATGTCATGGGGTTACCAATTTGTGGCATTCCATGAAAAGAAATGAATGTTTACAAAGATATACTGGCTCTATGGGTCCTGTGCAATTCAGGTTGCTAAGTGCTGCAAAATACATAACCTCCTCTCGTCTGATATGCAGTCTACTTTGGTTGAGAATatctatttgtttttattgttgcTCTTTGGTTTTACCTGAGCACTCAATTTGTGAATCCCTTAGGCCATCCATTATATGAACAGGTgaaaatgtatattttttttccatccaCATTATGTTTcaaccaagaaaaaaacatcCTTAATATGCATTTTTGTTTGTCTAGAAGTCTTGCTATCCTTATCTTTCCTACTTGAGTACTATCAagaagagtttttttttttcgtgcttatattttaaattattttaagggctcgtttgggacTTAGGAAGCACTCCTGCTCTTAAGCGCATCTAGTAAAACTACTTTTATTAAAGATATTGAAATCTTCATTAGAAATCCAATTGCTTCCTGAAGAAGCAAATAGCAAgtgcttctccaaaaagcgCTTCTATGAGCTAGAAGTGCTTCTAAACTTTTCTGTCAAACGCTGTCAAAAGCGCGTTTGGTTGTCATAAAGCACTTTTAGCCCTTCCAGAAGCATTCCCAAACAGACCCTTAAATTGAAATCCATATTTTATTGGGACTTGGAATATGATAGAGAATCTTCTTCAGATGTTTGGGATCACTATAATTTCAGTTCTTTTGGTAACAGTAGGCCTGTTTGCAGGCAACTGAAGAGAATATATTGGCAAATGAAGGATCTGAAGCCGTCTTACC
Above is a genomic segment from Prunus dulcis chromosome 7, ALMONDv2, whole genome shotgun sequence containing:
- the LOC117633992 gene encoding protein RRP6-like 2 isoform X1, with protein sequence MPLTTTMSEEAMKVDQPQPPRTEALQTLTKGPLSSSISKLSGSSRGIPSNQDFYFYRNFDEFKVPIEHITEQSQLMLGSVGSSAPIWGKKMAFPQDLDDAYDWLVNVNDEVLERFDSSVDEFKRIRKEAEEPKRPMIADFDSENGFQLVCGKKKKGPSGSASANGDSTQVSSVKVATKDKKTVGTKPKVPFHIPTIRRPQEEFNILVNNSNQPFEHVWLQRSEDDQRFLHPLDKLSVLDFVDTDVGDVEPVKPPSLESMPFKLVEEVKDLKELAAKLRGVNEFAVDLEHNQYRSFQGMTCLMQISTRTEDFIVDTLKLRIHVGPYLREVFKDPAKRKVMHGADRDIMWLQRDFGIYICNLFDTGQASRVLKMERNSLEYLLHQLCGVTANKEYQNADWRLRPLPEEMVRYAREDTHYLLHMYDLMRTMLCLMPKESENLDTPLVEVYKRSSDICMHLYEKELLTENSYLHIYGLQGAGFNAQQLAIVSGLCEWRDVVARAEDESTGYILPNKTLLEIAKQMPVTTSKLKRLVKSKHPYVERNLASVVSIIGHSMQNAAFFEPAVEHLKLGHAGMATEENILANEGSEAVLPDESGSNSIKGDISAASPASPPHKMEDTELGCGASELVRGGQESSLEHPGENRKGKIECGSNASVLPRQNIVPWQSREASSNACLLDSTKVTGVSVQVQKKPSCAFSSLLGSGVPKRKFDADRKNKEDKLEQIRSSMNFPFHSFTGSSEQSKPIIEAPATSSEIPQSEGPLTASPERSNLDDIITLENDSDVGKPINDSVASALERNGEDEPMSLSDLSSSFQKCFQSRKQNKKPREVEKSQESGGLQVKPFDYEAAKRGVIFGAKPVKEAGEGVRSLNSGGKKKSLGGIVSNDDGSKELAQGRRRQAFPASGNRSATFR
- the LOC117633992 gene encoding protein RRP6-like 2 isoform X2, which codes for MPLTTTMSEEAMKVDQPQPPRTEALQTLTKGPLSSSISKLSGSSRGIPSNQDFYFYRNFDEFKVPIEHITEQSQLMLGSVGSSAPIWGKKMAFPQDLDDAYDWLVNVNDEVLERFDSSVDEFKRIRKEAEEPKRPMIADFDSENGFQLVCGKKKKGPSGSASANGDSTQVSSVKVATKDKKTVGTKPKVPFHIPTIRRPQEEFNILVNNSNQPFEHVWLQRSEDDQRFLHPLDKLSVLDFVDTDVGDVEPVKPPSLESMPFKLVEEVKDLKELAAKLRGVNEFAVDLEHNQYRSFQGMTCLMQISTRTEDFIVDTLKLRIHVGPYLREVFKDPAKRKVMHGADRDIMWLQRDFGIYICNLFDTGQASRVLKMERNSLEYLLHQLCGVTANKEYQNADWRLRPLPEEMVRYAREDTHYLLHMYDLMRTMLCLMPKESENLDTPLVEVYKRSSDICMHLYEKELLTENSYLHIYGVFVSGGMLLLVQRMKVLAIYYQTKLFLKLMPVTTSKLKRLVKSKHPYVERNLASVVSIIGHSMQNAAFFEPAVEHLKLGHAGMATEENILANEGSEAVLPDESGSNSIKGDISAASPASPPHKMEDTELGCGASELVRGGQESSLEHPGENRKGKIECGSNASVLPRQNIVPWQSREASSNACLLDSTKVTGVSVQVQKKPSCAFSSLLGSGVPKRKFDADRKNKEDKLEQIRSSMNFPFHSFTGSSEQSKPIIEAPATSSEIPQSEGPLTASPERSNLDDIITLENDSDVGKPINDSVASALERNGEDEPMSLSDLSSSFQKCFQSRKQNKKPREVEKSQESGGLQVKPFDYEAAKRGVIFGAKPVKEAGEGVRSLNSGGKKKSLGGIVSNDDGSKELAQGRRRQAFPASGNRSATFR
- the LOC117633992 gene encoding protein RRP6-like 2 isoform X3, which encodes MPLTTTMSEEAMKVDQPQPPRTEALQTLTKGPLSSSISKLSGSSRGIPSNQDFYFYRNFDEFKVPIEHITEQSQLMLGSVGSSAPIWGKKMAFPQDLDDAYDWLVNVNDEVLERFDSSVDEFKRIRKEAEEPKRPMIADFDSENGFQLVCGKKKKGPSGSASANGDSTQVSSVKVATKDKKTVGTKPKVPFHIPTIRRPQEEFNILVNNSNQPFEHVWLQRSEDDQRFLHPLDKLSVLDFVDTDVGDVEPVKPPSLESMPFKLVEEVKDLKELAAKLRGVNEFAVDLEHNQYRSFQGMTCLMQISTRTEDFIVDTLKLRIHVGPYLREVFKDPAKRKVMHGADRDIMWLQRDFGIYICNLFDTGQASRVLKMERNSLEYLLHQLCGVTANKEYQNADWRLRPLPEEMVRYAREDTHYLLHMYDLMRTMLCLMPKESENLDTPLVEVYKRSSDICMHLYEKELLTENSYLHIYGVFVSGGMLLLVQRMKVLAIYYQTKLFLKLATEENILANEGSEAVLPDESGSNSIKGDISAASPASPPHKMEDTELGCGASELVRGGQESSLEHPGENRKGKIECGSNASVLPRQNIVPWQSREASSNACLLDSTKVTGVSVQVQKKPSCAFSSLLGSGVPKRKFDADRKNKEDKLEQIRSSMNFPFHSFTGSSEQSKPIIEAPATSSEIPQSEGPLTASPERSNLDDIITLENDSDVGKPINDSVASALERNGEDEPMSLSDLSSSFQKCFQSRKQNKKPREVEKSQESGGLQVKPFDYEAAKRGVIFGAKPVKEAGEGVRSLNSGGKKKSLGGIVSNDDGSKELAQGRRRQAFPASGNRSATFR